One segment of Ptychodera flava strain L36383 unplaced genomic scaffold, AS_Pfla_20210202 Scaffold_35__1_contigs__length_1935909_pilon, whole genome shotgun sequence DNA contains the following:
- the LOC139127706 gene encoding uncharacterized protein translates to MVVLVPTQKVQVIANIATALLAKHSVSLRQVAQVLGLIENARGAMRIAAAHYRALQQQLNHSLVHHSWDHKISLNQEAQTDLLWWIHQAPVFNGRPLQVQPSDMIIQSDASQEGWGGVCVNHTVQGRWTQEEKKRHINVLEIQAAKLVLQSFLHNQSNLTATLQLDNTVAVAYLKNEGGAKSPELCTIALQIWQLCENKNIHLKVEHVPGTMNVLADKQSRVFQDHHDYQLNPRVFQQICLQFHQPEIDMFASHTTRQLNLYVSWTVDPQATAVNAFSLTWTDRDMYMFPPPPLITRCLQKIRRDKAKAIMVKETLVSTVTSDVQSVSTSVAKVQRVNSRTTHREATQNKSYTTSRLDAIRRHYRGQGISAKATEILVKAVRQSTSKQYDFKWTRFASWCSQRNVDPVSCPAAIILEFLTELFQDKNLTYSTLNGYRAAISSAHLNVYGKPIGSHPLVVNLFRGFFHIRPPTPRYPVTWDVTGVLNYLKSLHPSSSLSLKQLTLKTVMLIALTSSDRGQTIANLDIKFCNITDNFVLFVVPKLTKTSSVTKPYKTVNRYTERNDKDLKICLD, encoded by the coding sequence ATGGTAGTACTTGTACCAACCCAGAAGGTGCAAGTAATAGCAAACATTGCTACAGCATTGCTAGCCAAACACTCTGTATCCCTCAGACAAGTAGCACAAGTGCTTGGTTTAATAGAGAATGCACGGGGAGCTATGAGAATAGCAGCAGCACATTATCGTGCACTCCAACAACAACTCAATCACAGTCTAGTACATCACTCATGGGATCACAAGATATCTCTGAATCAGGAAGCACAAACAGACCTGCTTTGGTGGATACATCAAGCTCCAGTTTTCAATGGTCGGCCTCTACAGGTACAGCCCTCCGACATGATCATTCAGTCAGATGCATCACAGGAGGGATGGGGAGGTGTTTGCGTCAACCACACAGTTCAGGGCAGATGGACTCAggaggaaaaaaaaagacacaTCAATGTTCTAGAAATTCAAGCAGCAAAGTTGGTACTCCAGTCTTTCCTTCACAATCAGAGCAATCTAACGGCCACTTTACAGTTAGACAACACTGTGGCTGTAGCCTATCTGAAGAACGAAGGGGGTGCAAAGTCTCCAGAACTGTGTACCATAGCACTACAGATATGGCagttgtgcgaaaacaaaaatatccaCCTCAAAGTGGAACATGTCCCAGGGACAATGAATGTATTAGCAGACAAGCAGTCCCGAGTGTTTCAAGATCATCACGATTATCAGTTGAACCCCAGagtgtttcaacaaatttgtctACAGTTCCACCAGCCAGAGATCGATATGTTTGCAAGTCACACAACAAGACAACTCAACCTGTATGTGTCTTGGACAGTAGACCCTCAAGCAACAGCAGTGAATGCATTCTCACTAACATGGACGGACAGAGATATGTACATGTTTCCTCCACCACCACTAATAACCAGATGCCTGCAGAAAATACGCAGAGACAAGGCCAAAGCAATCATGGTCAAAGAGACCTTGGTATCCACTGTTACTTCAGATGTCCAGTCAGTGTCCACTTCTGTTGCCAAAGTGCAGAGAGTTAATTCTAGAACCACACACAGGGAAGCCACCCAAAATAAATCTTATACCACTAGCCGCTTGGATGCTATCAGGAGACATTACAGAGGTCAGGGAATTTCAGCAAAGGCAACAGAAATACTTGTCAAAGCTGTGCGACAAAGTACCTCTAAACAATATGACTTCAAATGGACAAGATTTGCAAGCTGGTGTAGTCAACGGAACGTTGATCCAGTTTCATGTCCTGCAGCAATAATATTAGAATTTCTAACTGAACTGTTTCAGGACAAGAATCTAACATATAGTACATTAAATGGTTATCGAGCAGCTATCTCATCAGCCCACCTAAATGTGTATGGTAAGCCCATAGGTTCACATCCATTGGTAGTCAACTTATTCAGAGGATTTTTTCATATTCGACCACCAACACCAAGATATCCAGTCACATGGGATGTTACTGGAGTGTTGAATTATCTGAAGTCGTTACATCCAAGCTCAAGTTTGAGTCTAAAGCAGTTAACGCTAAAGACTGTCATGCTAATTGCTCTGACATCCTCGGATAGAGGTCAGACGATAGCAAATTTAGATATTAAGTTTTGTAATATAAccgataattttgttttgtttgttgttccaaaactgacaaaaacttCGTCAGTCACAAAGCCATACAAAACTGTTAATAGATACACGGAGCGGAATGATAAAGACTTAAAAATTTGCCTAGACTAA